GCCGCCACCGTCGCGCCGTCGGGCGGCCGGTCCACGTCGAGCGTTCGACCGGCCGCGACCGGATGGTGCGCGTAGAGAGCAGCGACGTCGGCGAGTGCCGTCGCGACATCAACGACCGCGGGCCGCGCGAGGAGTTCGCCGCGCTCGGCAGCCGACAGGTCGCGGTGGGCTTCAATCTCCTCGACGACCTGGCCAGCGAGCCGGGTCGCCTCGCCGGTCATCTCGAGTGCCTGGGCCGGGGGCAGGTCGGGCAGGAGGGTGAGCAACCCGTGGAGGCCTCCGGCCGCGTTCAGCACGTCGTGGAAGAACATCCGCTCGAGCACCCGGCGTCGCTGCTCATCCGAGGTGTCTCGAAGCGCGACCAGGAGGTAGGTCGCCCCGTCGACGGCCATCGGAGTCACCCACACCCGCAGATCGAGCGCGGCGGGCCCGCGGTCGCCCACCGCGCTGATGCGACATTCCTCGGTGGCCTGGGCATCCGTGGTCGAGGCGCGTTCGATGGCGCGCGCCGCGCCGCAGAGACGGCAGTTGGCCGTCGTCCCGCAACCGTTCGGCGCCTCGCTGGCGTGCTCGCAGGCCAGGACCTCGCCCAGTCGCTGCCCGACGAGAGCGCCCGCATCGCAGCCCAACAGGCTCGTCAGCCGGGCGTTGGCGCGCACGATCTGTCTCGCGCCGTTCAGCACGACGGCGGGCTCGGGAAAGCCCTCGAGCATCGCCGCGACCACGGCATGGCGGCCGACTTCCTGCTGCTGACGCGCGAGCACGTCCGGCCCGACGCGTTCGGCGGGCAGGTAGAGGGTCGCGGAAGCGGAGCCGGCCATGGGGTTCCCTTGGGCGCCGGCGGCAGACGTCGCCCGGTCCGGGCGACGTGCCGCTCGACAGGGGGATAATCGGCCGGCGGCTTCCGGTCTTGATGGCGCCCGCAATCGGCGGCCCGCTTCGTCGTCGGGCGGGTTGCCCGGGCGCCCGACGGCGCACGCCCGCTCCGCCGCCGTCCACCGCCTGCTCTGGGAGAAGACCCGGAGTTACGGCCGTATCGCCGATGTCCCCGCCGTCGTGGGCGCCGGCCGATCGCCCAGGTAATGCGCGAACCAGCTCCGAATCCGTTCGAGGCGGTCGACGAGCAGCCACGGCTCGCCCGTTCGCGACAGCCCGTGCGACGACCTGGGGTACCGGACCATCTCGACGGGGACGCCGCGCTTCTTGAGTGCCATGAACCACTGCTCGCCGTCGGCGATGGGCGTGCGGTAGTCGTTCTCGCTGTGGATGATGAGCGTGGGGGCCGTCACGTGTTCCACGTAGCTGATCGGTGAGAGGCGGCGGTAGGTCTCGCGCTGTTCCCACGGCGTGCCCTGGAACTCGTATTCGGTGAGTCCCTGGGCATCCGACGTGCCGTACCAGCTCTCCCAGTTCGTGATCGACCGGCTCGTCACCGCCGCGGCGAACCGGTTCGTGCGCGACGTGAGCCAGTTCGTCATGAACCCGCCGTAGCTGCCGCCCGACACGCCGAGGCGCGTCGAATCGATGTCCGGGTAGCGCGCGAGGACCGTGTCGACGCCCGTCAGGAAGTCCTCCTGGTCCATCTCGCCCCAGCGGCCCCGCGTGGCGTACATGAACGAGTGCCCGTACCCCGACGATCCGCGAGGATTCGGGTAGAGCACGAAGAAGCCGGCGTTCGACAGGACGTGGAACGTGCGGAAGTAGGTGTTGCCGTAGGCGCCGTGCGGTCCGCCATGGATCTTCAGGACGAGCGGGTACTTCGTGCCCGGCTGGTACCCGACGGGCTTCATGAGCCACCCTTCGACGGTTGAACCGTCGGCCACGCGCCACGTGACGCGCTCGACGGGCTCTCGGTGTACACCGGCCAGCCACGCGTCGTTGAACGACGAGACGCGTGCCTCGGCCGAGCCGTCGGCCCGTGCGACGAACACCTCGGCCGGCGTACGGACGTCGGTCGCCGCGTAGGCGAGCAGGCGGCCGTCGTCGGTCGTCGAGACCGACGCGAGCTGGCGCTCGCCCGAGGTGACCTGGCGCGGCGCGCCGTCGAGTGCGACTTCGAAGAGGTGAACGTCGCCGCCGACCTCGGCGGTGAACCGAATCGCGTCGTCCGGGGTCCATCGAGGGGTGCCGGGCACGAGATCCCACCGGGCGGTGAGGTTGCGCGGGGCCCCGGCAAAGGCGCCGTCAGCGGCGAGGTCGACGACCATGAGGTCGGTGGGCGTGCCGCGACCCTCGTTGAACAGGAAGGCGAGGCGGCGTCCGTCGCGCGAGATGGCGGCGGCCCGCTCGGCCCCCGGGCCTGGCGTGAGGCGGCGAGGTTCGCCGCCGTCGCGTGAGACCACGAAGAGGTCGGCCGTCGGTTCGACCGATCGTTCGTCGTCCTGGGCCGGATCGCCGCCGAAGAAGACCAGGCGTCCATCGGCCGACCACACCGGGTTGCCGACGTCGAAGGGCAGCGAGGTGAGCTGCACCGCCTCGCCACCGGTGGCGGCCACGACGAAGAGCTGCGTCTTGGGGCGCGTCGACGGGTGCGGGAGGAAACTCAGCGTGCCGTCGCGCTTGAGGCGCATCGAGGTGACGACCCGACCGTCGAACCGGGTGGCATCGAGCGTCGTGGTCACGGCGTCGGGTGCGATCCAGCCGTCGCGGTTCGCGCGGCGCCCCGAGCCCTCGGGTCGATCTTCGTCTTCCTCGTCGTCACGCGGCGCCTTCGTGAAGGCGATCCAGCGGCCGTCCGGGGACCACACGGGCGCGCCGGCCACGCCGTCGACGTGGTAGGCCTCGCCGCCCGGCGCGGCCACCCGCGCGAACCACGTCGTGTTGGGGTCCTTCCCGCGCTTCGACGTGAACGAGACGACCGAGCCATCCGGCGACCAGCGCGGGCCGTGCGAGTCCTCGGTGGGGTCGGTGAAGCGGAACGGCTCGCCAGAGGGGCGGCCGTTGGCGAGCGGTGCCATCCAGACCTCGCGGTGACGCCGGTTCTCGGCCTCCACCACCGTCGTCACCGTGAACGCGACGAGGCGGCCATCGGGCGCGACGGCGACATCGCTGACGCCGATCTCCTTGTAGAAGTCGGCAGGTTCGACCCCGCGGAGCTGAGCCGACGCCGTGGTGGCGACGAGGGAACACACGAACGCAAGGGCGAGAAGTCGGCGCATTGCGGGGGC
The Acidobacteriota bacterium DNA segment above includes these coding regions:
- a CDS encoding S9 family peptidase, whose translation is MRRLLALAFVCSLVATTASAQLRGVEPADFYKEIGVSDVAVAPDGRLVAFTVTTVVEAENRRHREVWMAPLANGRPSGEPFRFTDPTEDSHGPRWSPDGSVVSFTSKRGKDPNTTWFARVAAPGGEAYHVDGVAGAPVWSPDGRWIAFTKAPRDDEEDEDRPEGSGRRANRDGWIAPDAVTTTLDATRFDGRVVTSMRLKRDGTLSFLPHPSTRPKTQLFVVAATGGEAVQLTSLPFDVGNPVWSADGRLVFFGGDPAQDDERSVEPTADLFVVSRDGGEPRRLTPGPGAERAAAISRDGRRLAFLFNEGRGTPTDLMVVDLAADGAFAGAPRNLTARWDLVPGTPRWTPDDAIRFTAEVGGDVHLFEVALDGAPRQVTSGERQLASVSTTDDGRLLAYAATDVRTPAEVFVARADGSAEARVSSFNDAWLAGVHREPVERVTWRVADGSTVEGWLMKPVGYQPGTKYPLVLKIHGGPHGAYGNTYFRTFHVLSNAGFFVLYPNPRGSSGYGHSFMYATRGRWGEMDQEDFLTGVDTVLARYPDIDSTRLGVSGGSYGGFMTNWLTSRTNRFAAAVTSRSITNWESWYGTSDAQGLTEYEFQGTPWEQRETYRRLSPISYVEHVTAPTLIIHSENDYRTPIADGEQWFMALKKRGVPVEMVRYPRSSHGLSRTGEPWLLVDRLERIRSWFAHYLGDRPAPTTAGTSAIRP
- a CDS encoding PAS domain-containing sensor histidine kinase is translated as MAGSASATLYLPAERVGPDVLARQQQEVGRHAVVAAMLEGFPEPAVVLNGARQIVRANARLTSLLGCDAGALVGQRLGEVLACEHASEAPNGCGTTANCRLCGAARAIERASTTDAQATEECRISAVGDRGPAALDLRVWVTPMAVDGATYLLVALRDTSDEQRRRVLERMFFHDVLNAAGGLHGLLTLLPDLPPAQALEMTGEATRLAGQVVEEIEAHRDLSAAERGELLARPAVVDVATALADVAALYAHHPVAAGRTLDVDRPPDGATVAADPVLLRRALGNLVKNALEASAPGGRVGLRFRDGTSQRFEVHNVGVMPEAVRLQVFQRSFSTKAGRGRGMGTYSARVLVERCLGGCIGFSSTEEAGTTFWVALPPG